A window from Oncorhynchus mykiss isolate Arlee chromosome 9, USDA_OmykA_1.1, whole genome shotgun sequence encodes these proteins:
- the LOC110531780 gene encoding B-cell scaffold protein with ankyrin repeats isoform X2 — MSSGHQAAAGNVSAVPGKLTGPDLKLELNLKLECRQSTGPSSTKPNNMVLVPSRVLCGTPGEVFILLKDSVASKDAEVEFSRSKQRVRVKPVHWNKHTLCVNAADLQAGSVGVTLYCSGVAMGKAHLQYYSSMEEMARLLTRVADPVDFMCQSLQVSSVEKLDQRLSSMLLEAMPSTGFQGLQGYDPPEGETLPEDVPSLLHFAAQNGFKDVAGVLLQCPGSKRALCTTNRQGQTPAEIAQHNGHDELHVVLQQTLNMFTVGKDSDDSSIYEMMCTAGNPSASDTQREKQGEGDEVGEDEEDLYAPLGVNDEEYDTIFTSSSAVVIANRPPAPTPRPETTSVKEDSTPFIAQVFQKKMSQSDTETLYSLPTKQARGRDSISSTYDTFVPNQLPGLEQLIELQEKVKRGSLSMDEALERFSDWQRVQKGMDAIQQEKLRQLRASIINNREDDESVYDKINIIHHTPNVTVNECRRGSQPVETDFYSKPLKGQHVPSNKKQDI; from the exons GGCACCAGGCTGCAGCAGGGAATGTCAGTGCTGTTCCTGGGAAGTTGACGGGACCGGATCTAAAGCTGGAGTTAAACCTAAAGTTGGAGTGCAGGCAGTCTACCGGACCCTCCAGTACCAAACCCAACAACATGGTGCTGGTCCCGTCCAGAGTTCTCTGTGGG ACACCAGGCGAGGTGTTCATTCTTCTAAAAGATTCTGTGGCCAGTAAAGATGCTGAGGTTGAGTTCAGTAGGAGTAAACAGAGGGTGAGAGTGAAACCTGTCCACTGGAACAAACACACCCTCTGTGTGAACGCAGCAG ACTTACAAGCAGGAAGTGTGGGCGTAACACTGTACTGCAGTGGGGTGGCGATGGGAAAGGCCCATCTGCAGTACTACAGCAGCATGGAGGAGATGGCTCGCCTTCTGACCAGGGTGGCAGACCCTGTGGACTTCATGtgccag TCTCTTCAGGTGTCCTCGGTAGAGAAGCTGGACCAAAGGCTGTCCTCCATGCTGTTGGAAGCCATGCCCTCCACAGGCTTCCAGGGACTGCAGGGATATGATCCACCCGAAGGCG AGACGCTCCCAGAGGACGTGCCGTCACTTCTCCACTTTGCAGCCCAGAACGGGTTTAAAGACGTCGCCGGTGTGTTGCTACAATGTCCTGGGTCGAAAAGAGCTTTGTGCACAACTAACCGCCAAGGTCAGACACCCGCTGAGATCGCCCAACATAATGGCCACGATGAGCTCCATGTAGTGCTGCAGCAGACCCTG AATATGTTCACCGTGGGCAAGGACAGTGATGACAGCAGTATCTATGAGATGATGTGCACAGCAG GGAATCCCAGTGCTTCAGACactcagagagagaagcagggagagggggatgaggtgggggaggatgaggaggacctGTACGCCCCGCTAGGTGTAAATGATGAAGAGTATGACACCATCTTCACCTCCAGCAGCGCCGTTGTTATTGCTAACAGACCACCGGCGCCCACACCCCGGCCCGAAACTACCTCCGTCAAAGAGGACAGCACCCCCTTTATAGCTCAAG TGTTCCAGAAGAAGATGTCACAGAGCGATACTGAAACCCTGTATTCTCTACCCACTAAGCAAG CACGCGGGCGAGACAGCATCTCCTCCACGTACGACACATTTGTGCCCAACCAGCTGCCTGGGCTGGAGCAGCTGATTGAGCTGCAGGAGAAGGTGAAGAGAGGCTCTCTCAGTATGGACGAGGCTCTGGAGAGGTTCAGTGACTGGCAGAGGGTCCAGAAGGGAATGGACGCCATTCAACAG GAGAAACTACGCCAGCTGAGGGCGAGTATCATCAACAACCGAGAGGACGATGAAAGTGTCTATG atAAAATCAACATCATCCATCACACACCCA ATGTGACTGTGAATGAATGTCGCAGAGGAAGCCAGCCGGTGGAGACAGACTTTTACAGCAAACCACTTAAAGGACAACAT GTGCCATCAAACAAGAAACAAGACATTTAA